Proteins from one Cryptomeria japonica chromosome 4, Sugi_1.0, whole genome shotgun sequence genomic window:
- the LOC131032881 gene encoding desmethylxanthohumol 6'-O-methyltransferase encodes MAMGGGELEQALESTFSFVTTLVLKSAILLNIPDIIAKAGPNASLTLDEIALELPTETPNLHYLSRILTYLSTKGFFVQTQTSDNPSDIRYGLTATTKMFFVMENNPSSLATLLLMHSHPVLMTSWHHLHECVLQDCNGFEKAHGKDLWAYGKDDPLVNNVVNDCMSTLTDLAIEQIVSCYDGFKEVKTLVDVGGGKGKALAHIVKAYPHIHGINFDLPHVVQTAPSIPGIENVGGSMFDSIPSADAIFVKNVFIDWDEEKCEQILGNCHKALPENGKLIVAENITMEGLVSDKSIDIVAHLAMIALASGGKERSEKEWKRLLQKSGFSVVKMVEPPGPLSKLKIIEAIKV; translated from the exons ATGGCAATGGGTGGAGGTGAGCTGGAACAAGCTTTAGAGAGTACTTTCTCGTTTGTTACCACCCTTGTTCTCAAATCAGCCATACTCCTCAATATTCCTGATATCATCGCAAAAGCAGGCCCCAATGCATCCCTCACTCTTGATGAGATCGCCTTAGAACTCCCCACTGAAACTCCCAATCTGCATTACCTTTCTCGCATCCTCACATATCTCTCTACCAAAGGCTTCTTTGTCCAAACGCAGACGAGCGACAACCCATCTGATATTCGATATGGCCTCACTGCTACTACAAAGATGTTCTTTGTTATGGAGAATAATCCAAGTAGCCTTGCGACACTTCTTCTCATGCATTCTCACCCGGTGTTAATGACGTCATGGCACCATCTTCATGAATGCGTGCTTCAAGACTGTAATGGATTCGAGAAGGCTCATGGAAAGGACTTGTGGGCATACGGGAAGGATGACCCACTTGTTAACAATGTTGTCAATGATTGCATGTCCACACTTACAGATCTGGCTATAGAGCAAATTGTGAGCTGCTACGACGGTTTTAAGGAGGTGAAAACTTTGGTTGACGTGGGTGGAGGAAAAGGGAAGGCCTTGGCGCACATTGTGAAGGCTTATCCTCACATCCATGGAATTAATTTTGATCTTCCACATGTTGTTCAGACTGCCCCATCAATTCCAG GTATCGAGAACGTAGGTGGCAGTATGTTCGATTCCATACCTTCAGCAGATGCCATATTTGTTAAG AATGTATTCATAGATTGGGATGAGGAGAAATGCGAACAGATACTTGGAAATTGCCACAAGGCTTTGCCTGAAAATGGAAAACTCATAGTGGCAGAAAACATTACAATGGAGGGGTTAGTGTCAGATAAATCTATTGATATAGTTGCACATCTGGCTATGATTGCCCTAGCAAGCGGAGGAAAAGAGAGGAGTGAGAAAGAATGGAAAAGGCTGCTTCAAAAGTCAGGCTTCAGTGTAGTAAAGATGGTGGAGCCTCCTGGACCATTGTCAAAGTTGAAGATCATAGAAGCCATTAAGGTTTAA